Proteins from a genomic interval of Zingiber officinale cultivar Zhangliang chromosome 2A, Zo_v1.1, whole genome shotgun sequence:
- the LOC122042027 gene encoding uncharacterized ATP-dependent helicase C29A10.10c-like yields the protein MGVSGRPLFDLNELPEEEVNVDDCPIDYQPQKSLPVANLNSSTLLPSSEGCQRIQNNQTFTHAPTGSGFQPFSRKEVSKKLKEFEKSGAESNTDQALTSVDSSFKDVNKISRLLSGSQGGLEAEREEGEWSDMEVHGEDIKSISSNKEEDLDGESADKQIMNEESESLVKTDESSHNKSSFLGITTNEVCESIRDLNENRPFLDSYGSCNSRVDASDDGFGESSILKLREVKGVEASHALRFVNNPVKRPKIDEQKEAMLGKKRARQTVFINVEDVKQVSSMKPTPKRQTSFPAPIVTRTVKDSSCTSTPGGAERPNTKNQNHSDIMSTECCSTMESVNLKTEPNGDVILGGIIRPKKLNPNEEFSETYPPVLGQGPSKQSVDTRQSKNSSVSSRKPPVPGLGNTDHKLGSKKNPYSNRPNAMNPQCQDTSVERLLREVTSEKFWHHPEETDLRRVPGQFESDEEYIRVFEPLLFEECRAQLNSTYEELQENITKDAHIMVHIKNVDRRERGWYDAIVLPVHECKWNFKEGDIAVLAYPRPGGAGKSGRRNNYDTNGDDTKHEATSHVVGTVRRHIHIDTRYLAGAIFHFYAGDLYGSCSKSNDHILRKLEPKSTWYLTTLGSLATTQREYIALHAFRRLNGQMQSAILKPSPEHFPKYEDLPPAMSDCFTQYFVDYLHRTFNPPQLAAIQWAAMHTASGTNNRGAKRQDPWPFTLVQGPPGTGKTHTVWGMLNVIHLVQYQHYYTALLKKLAPESYKQTTEVNLVNASSGSIDEVLQNMDQSLLRTLPKLCPKPRMLVCAPSNAATDELLARVLDRGFIDGEMKVYRPDVARVGVDSQTRASQAVSVERRTEQLLQKGCNEVIKWLHDLKRREAELSQQISRLQRDLIIAAAAGMSQGSVGVDPDVLAARDQNRDILLQHLAAALESRDKVLVEMSRFDILESKFHSGTTFNMEDARANLEASFANEAEIVFTTVSSSGRKIFSRLAHGFDMVVIDEAAQASEVAVLPPLSLGAARCVLVGDPQQLPATVISKAAGTLLYSRSLFERFQQAGCPTLLLSVQYRMHPQIRDFPSRYFYQGRLTDSESIANLDDEVYYRDPLLHPYAFFDITHGRESHRGGSVSYQNVHEAQFSLRLYEHLQKFVKSNGGKKLSVGIITPYKLQLKCLQREFDDVLKSEDGRDIYINTVDAFQGQERDVIIMSCVRASNHGVGFVADIRRMNVALTRARRGLWVIGNANALMHSEDWAALIADAKSRKCFIDTVSIPKEFLLLKGFSMAPAKLTLNSTRSSRSNGQRK from the exons ATGGGTGTTTCTGGAAGGCCACTATTTGATCTTAATGAACTGCCAGAAGAAGAGGTAAATGTGGATGATTGTCCTATTGATTATCAGCCCCAAAAATCTCTTCCGGTTGCCAATTTGAACAGTTCAACTCTTCTTCCATCATCTGAAGGATGTCAAAGAATACAGAATAACCAAACTTTTACACATGCGCCAACTGGTTCTGGTTTTCAACCTTTTTCCAGAAAAGAAGTGTCAAAGAAACTAAAAGAATTTGAAAAATCAGGAGCTGAGTCAAATACAGACCAAGCCTTAACATCTGTGGACTCAAGCTTTAAAGATGTTAACAAAATTAGCAGACTGCTGTCAGGTAGTCAGGGTGGCCTGGAAGCTGAAAGAGAAGAAGGGGAGTGGTCTGACATGGAAGTCCATGGGGAAGATATCAAAAGCATTTCAAGCAATAAGGAAGAGGATCTTGATGGTGAGTCTGCTGATAAGCAGATAATGAATGAAGAAAGTGAGTCTCTTGTTAAAACTGATGAGAGCAGCCATAACAAGTCTAGTTTTTTGGGAATTACCACTAATGAAGTTTGTGAATCAATAAGAGACCTGAATGAGAATCGCCCTTTTTTAGATAGCTATGGAAGTTGCAATTCTAGAGTGGATGCCTCTGATGATGGATTTGGGGAGTCCTCAATTCTAAAACTGAGAGAAGTAAAAGGAGTTGAAGCAAGTCATGCTCTGAGATTTGTAAATAATCCTGTTAAGAGGCCTAAAATTGACGAGCAAAAGGAGGCAATGTTGGGTAAAAAGAGAGCCAGACAAACTGTCTTCATCAATGTGGAGGATGTTAAGCAGGTTAGCTCAATGAAACCAACACCTAAGAGGCAGACTTCTTTTCCAGCACCAATTGTTACCCGAACTGTTAAGGATTCATCTTGTACTAGCACTCCTGGGGGTGCTGAAAGACCAAATACTAAAAATCAAAATCACTCTGACATCATGAGCACTGAATGCTGTTCAACTATGGAATCAGTTAACCTGAAAACTGAACCAAATGGGGATGTAATTTTAGGAGGTATAATTCGCCCAAAGAAGCTGAACCCCAACGAGGAGTTTTCAGAAACATATCCTCCAGTTCTAGGGCAGGGCCCTTCCAAGCAATCTGTGGACACCAGACAATCCAAAAACTCTTCTGTTTCATCTAGGAAGCCTCCTGTTCCTGGACTAGGCAATACTGATCACAAATTGGGGTCCAAAAAGAATCCTTATTCCAACAGGCCAAATGCAATGAACCCTCAATGCCAAGATACATCTGTAGAACGTCTACTCAGGGAGGTGACAAGTGAGAAGTTTTGGCATCATCCAG AAGAGACAGATTTGCGGCGTGTCCCTGGTCAATTTGAGTCTGATGAAGAGTATATTAGAGTTTTTGAGCCTTTGCTTTTTGAGGAATGCCGAGCACAGCTAAACAGCACCTATGAGGAGCTTCAGGAGAATATAACAAAGGATGCACATATCATGGTTCACATAAAGAATGTCGATAGACGAGAGAGAG GGTGGTATGATGCCATTGTTCTTCCAGTTCATGAATGCAAGTGGAACTTTAAGGAAGGTGACATTGCAGTTTTGGCATATCCACGACCTGGTGGAG CAGGCAAGTCTGGCAGGAGAAACAATTATGATACAAATGGCGATGATACTAAACATGAGGCTACCAGTCATGTTGTTGGTACGGTAAGGCGACATATTCATATTGACACACGTTATCTGGCTGGAGCcatttttcatttctatgctgGTGACTTGTATGGTTCTTGTAG CAAGTCCAATGATCATATCCTTAGGAAACTTGAACCAAAGAGTACTTGGTACTTGACAACCCTTGGTTCCCTTGCCACTACTCAGCGTGAATACATAGCACTGCATGCTTTTCGCCGTCTTAATGGCCAG ATGCAATCTGCAATATTGAAGCCTAGTCCCGAACATTTTCCTAAATATGAAGACCTGCCACCTGCTATGTCCGACTGTTTTACTCAATATTTTGTAGATTATCTGCATAGGACGTTCAATCCTCCACAGTTGGCTGCAATTCAGTGGGCTGCTATGCACACTGCTTCTGGTACCAATAATAGAGGGGCTAAGAGACAAGACCCTTGGCCTTTTACACTTGTTCAAGGTCCACCAGGGACTGGGAAAACACATACGGTTTGGGGGATGCTTAATGTAATTCATCTTGTTCAGTACCAACATTACTACACTGCACTTCTCAAGAAACTTGCCCCAGAAAGTTATAAGCAAACAACTGAGGTTAACTTGGTGAATGCCAGTAGTGGATCAATTGATGAAGTCTTGCAGAATATGGACCAAAGTCTTTTAAGAACTCTTCCAAAACTTTGTCCAAAGCCAAGAATGCTAGTGTGCGCTCCTTCAAATGCTGCTACAGATGAATTGTTAGCACGGGTTCTTGATCGTGGTTTCATTGATGGTGAGATGAAAGTTTATCGACCTGATGTAGCTCGTGTTGGAGTAGATTCACAGACCCGAGCTTCCCAAGCCGTTTCGGTCGAGCGAAGAACTGAACAACTACTGCAGAAGGGTTGCAATGAAGTAATTAAATGGTTGCATGACTTGAAACGCCGTGAAGCTGAATTGTCACAGCAAATATCTCGCCTGCAGAGAGACCTCATTATTGCAGCTGCTGCTGGTATGTCACAAGGATCTGTAGGTGTTGATCCTGATGTTCTTGCTGCCAGAGATCAAAACCGTGATATATTACTCCAGCATCTCGCTGCTGCTTTAGAGAGCAGGGACAAGGTTCTTGTTGAGATGTCACGATTCGATATACTGGAAAGCAAGTTCCATTCTGGGACTACTTTTAATATGGAAGATGCTCGAGCCAATCTTGAAGCAAGCTTTGCTAATGAAGCTGAGATTGTTTTTACAACCGTGTCAAGCAGTGGCCGGAAGATATTCTCTCGTCTGGCCCATGGATTTGATATGGTGGTCATTGATGAGGCTGCTCAGGCAAGTGAAGTTGCAGTCCTCCCACCGCTATCACTTGGTGCTGCAAGATGTGTTTTGGTAGGTGATCCACAGCAACTTCCTGCGACTGTTATTAGTAAAGCTGCTGGAACTCTACTTTATAGCAGAAGTCTTTTTGAGAGATTTCAGCAAGCAGGATGCCCAACTCTGTTGTTATCAGTGCAGTATAGGATGCATCCTCAAATCCGTGATTTCCCATCAAGATATTTCTATCAAGGGCGTCTGACTGATAGTGAGAGTATTGCCAATTTAGATGACGAAGTTTACTACAGAGATCCTCTGTTACACCCCTATGCATTCTTTGATATTACACATGGAAGAGAGTCTCATAGGGGTGGATCTGTCTCTTACCAGAATGTTCATGAAGCCCAATTTTCTTTGAGACTGTATGAACATCTACAGAAGTTTGTCAAATCAAATGGTGGGAAAAAGTTATCTGTTGGCATAATTACACCTTATAAACTACAGTTGAAATGTCTCCAACGTGAATTTGATGATGTTCTAAAGTCTGAAGACGGCAGGGACATATACATCAACACGGTTGATGCATTTCAGGGTCAGGAGCGCGATGTTATTATAATGTCATGTGTGCGTGCGTCAAATCATGGAGTGGGATTTGTTGCTGATATCCGGCGCATGAATGTTGCCCTTACTCGGGCTAGGAGGGGCTTATGG GTGATTGGCAATGCTAATGCTCTCATGCACTCTGAAGACTGGGCTGCTTTGATTGCTGATGCTAAATCAAGAAAATGTTTCATTGACACGGTAAGCATCCCAAAGGAATTCTTGCTGCTCAAAGGGTTTTCTATGGCTCCTGCAAAGCTGACATTGAATAGCACGAGGAGTTCACGAAGTAATGGTCAAAGAAAATAG